The genome window GCGTTTCAAGTGAAGGCAGACTCTGAAAAAGCTCGTGTGGCGCTTTGCTATTCACCGGCTGATCGGGATTTACCGACAATGCTTATTAAAGCAAGTGATAATTCGATTGAGCAGCGCGGAAAATATCAAAATAAACGACTGGTACATAACATTTTGCCAGATGTGAGTGAGGTTGCGAGTAGTTTGTTGGTGGTGGAAGTGTATACGGATGGCGGGAATTTTTCTAGCTATCCGCCGCATAAACATGACCGCGATAATTTGCCAGCAGAGTCACTTTTGGAAGAAAGTTATTATCATGAAATTAATCCTGAGCAAGGTTTTATTTTTCAGCGTGTCTATACGGATGACCGTGCGCTTGATGAAACGATGGCTGTGGAGCATCAAAATGCAGTTATCGTTCCAGAAGGCTATCATCCTGTTGGGGTTCCAGACGGATATGATTCATACTATTTGAACGTAATGGCAGGGCCGAAGCGGGTTTGGAAGTTCCATAACGATCCGGATCACGAATGGATTTTAGAGCGAGACTAAGAGGAGGACTTGGAGCATGAATCTTAAAAAACATAGTGAACGAAAATTTGATTTAATCACCGTAGGGCGCGCGTGCATTGATTTGAACGCGGTCGAATACAACAGGCCAATGGAAGAAACGATGACATTTTCGAAATATGTAGGTGGATCGCCAGCGAATATCGCTATAGGGACTGCTAAACTGGGCTTAAAAGTCGGTTTTATCGGTAAAATTTCAGATGATCAACATGGTCGTTTTATTGAAAAATATATGCGTGATTTAGCGATAAATACGGATGGAATGGTGAAAGATACAGAAGGTCGTAAAGTGGGCTTGGCATTTACGGAGATTAAAAGTCCGGATGAATGTAGTATCTTGATGTACCGCGAAAATGTGGCTGATTTATATTTAACACCGGAAGAAATTTCAGAAGACTATATCAAAGAAGCGCTCGTGCTGCTCGTTTCTGGTACAGCCTTGGCGCAAAGTCCGTCGCGGGAAGCTGTTTTAAAAGCAGTCAGTTTAGCTCAGAAAAATGATGTGGTCGTTGCTTTTGAACTGGATTATCGCCCTTATACGTGGAAAAACACCGAAGAAACAGCGGTTTATTATTCACTTGTCGCGAAACAGGCGGATGTGATTATTGGAACGCGTGACGAATTCGATATGATGGAAAACCAAGTCGGTGGCAAAAATGAAGCGACAAAA of Listeria monocytogenes contains these proteins:
- the iolB gene encoding 5-deoxy-glucuronate isomerase, with protein sequence MGKLLRKPLNERIAPGVTLVQDINQGNSPLSYVGFRLIELEKDAVYQETLDGLECCIVALTGKISVSEGDHVFSEIGTRANVFEKIPTDSVFISGGRAFQVKADSEKARVALCYSPADRDLPTMLIKASDNSIEQRGKYQNKRLVHNILPDVSEVASSLLVVEVYTDGGNFSSYPPHKHDRDNLPAESLLEESYYHEINPEQGFIFQRVYTDDRALDETMAVEHQNAVIVPEGYHPVGVPDGYDSYYLNVMAGPKRVWKFHNDPDHEWILERD
- the iolC gene encoding 5-dehydro-2-deoxygluconokinase is translated as MNLKKHSERKFDLITVGRACIDLNAVEYNRPMEETMTFSKYVGGSPANIAIGTAKLGLKVGFIGKISDDQHGRFIEKYMRDLAINTDGMVKDTEGRKVGLAFTEIKSPDECSILMYRENVADLYLTPEEISEDYIKEALVLLVSGTALAQSPSREAVLKAVSLAQKNDVVVAFELDYRPYTWKNTEETAVYYSLVAKQADVIIGTRDEFDMMENQVGGKNEATKAYLFQHQAKIVVIKHGVEGSFAYTKAGETFQAQAYKTKVLKTFGAGDSYASAFLYGLFSDESIETALKYGSAAASIVVSKHSSSDAMPTANEIKALIAQAE